Proteins found in one Anaeromicrobium sediminis genomic segment:
- a CDS encoding lysine exporter LysO family protein yields MTWMPFVCLAVGFFTGMGNLTERTLKRIDGIINIALVVLMLTIGMNIGINDSVISNLDSIGLNCIVISLCAIAFSILFTVITEKTVLPLEKLREKLSSENMNINSEIDISQEEKNENSPLIWIMPISIVIGVILGYFVRSYILTFILDYLLVGSLIILYISVGISLGSNRKVFKYIRILGLRVMYISIAIFLGSLVGGFVAGMLLGVPLHTSVMSASGMSYYSLTGAYMTQAYGIEAGTYGFVVNVMREFFTVLLLPVLIKISTGSPIAGGAAGNMDTMLVPVTKFVGVELGLVTLITGVILTFAVPFVLPVLYALFA; encoded by the coding sequence ATGACATGGATGCCTTTTGTATGCCTGGCTGTAGGATTTTTTACAGGTATGGGTAATTTGACGGAGAGGACACTAAAAAGAATTGATGGGATTATCAATATAGCATTAGTTGTGCTTATGCTTACCATTGGAATGAATATAGGCATAAATGATTCGGTTATATCAAATCTGGACTCTATAGGTCTAAATTGTATTGTTATATCTTTGTGTGCCATTGCCTTCAGCATCTTATTTACGGTAATTACAGAGAAAACTGTGCTGCCGTTGGAAAAGCTGAGGGAGAAGCTTTCATCAGAAAATATGAATATAAATAGTGAAATTGATATTTCCCAAGAAGAAAAAAATGAAAACTCTCCATTGATTTGGATTATGCCTATAAGCATTGTTATAGGTGTAATACTGGGCTATTTTGTTAGGTCATATATTCTTACATTTATACTTGACTATCTACTGGTTGGATCTCTCATTATACTTTATATTAGCGTTGGCATAAGCCTTGGGTCTAACAGAAAAGTTTTTAAATATATAAGGATACTTGGTCTTCGAGTCATGTATATTTCAATAGCAATTTTTTTAGGAAGTCTTGTGGGCGGTTTCGTAGCAGGAATGCTTCTAGGAGTACCATTACACACATCTGTAATGTCAGCAAGCGGAATGAGTTATTACAGTTTAACGGGAGCATATATGACACAGGCTTATGGAATTGAAGCGGGAACTTATGGGTTTGTTGTAAATGTAATGAGAGAATTTTTTACGGTGTTACTGCTACCAGTTTTGATAAAAATCAGTACAGGTAGTCCAATTGCAGGTGGTGCTGCCGGCAATATGGATACCATGCTTGTACCTGTAACGAAATTTGTAGGAGTTGAGTTGGGGCTGGTTACTCTGATTACAGGAGTTATTTTGACATTTGCAGTTCCTTTTGTATTACCTGTTTTATATGCTTTGTTTGCATGA